The DNA sequence TTAGCTTATAGGTGATTTCAGCTTCATCAAAAACAACATGGGTATCAAAGTGTGCAAACATTTGCGAAGCATGTACTCCTGCATCCGTTCTACCGGCTCCCATTATGGGTGTTTTTTCCTTTAAAAGCACAGATAACGATTTTTCTATAACTTCCTGTACGGTTATGGCATTTGGCTGGAACTGCCAACCGTGGTAAGCACTACCATTATAAGAGAGTTCTATAAAATATCGCAAATTATTTTTTTACTTTTAGTGAAGTTACAAAGATAGATAGTTTTGTTCATTCATGAGAGGCTATGAATCTTAATAATGTATTAAAATGTTACTTGAAGTAATTCTTTTTCTTGTGAATATTATTGAAATCTGTAAACGTTTCTTAATATTTATATAAAAAGAACAATAAGATTAATAAAAAATCATTGATTACACGCAAACCCTACACTGTTTTTTTTCCAATATACCGTATTACGTTTGCTAAGCCATTATGCAAATCTCCTTCTTCTAACTCTACTTCCGTTTGCTCTAAAAGAATGGTTTCAAAGTTATTAAATGTTGTTTGAATTTCTTCTATGGTAAAAAGTAAATTTATATCACTCGGCCCTCCTATTTTTGGGTTTTTTTCACGATAGTATAAATTCTCAGTACTAAAACCTTCTAAAATTAAATAACCATTTGGTTTTACTAAAGCTGCAAGTTGTGTATTTAATTCTTTTTTATTTTGAGGGAAATGGGCATAAATTAAAGCCAAAGCATCAAAACTATTTGGCTCAAATTTTAGTTGATGCAACTCACCTACTTTATAATCTATTTTTACATTTGCTGCATTGGCTAATTTCTGCGCCTTATTTTTTCCTTCAACACTTATATCAAATGCAATAACACTAAGACCTTTTTTAGATGCGTAAACAGCATTTCTTCCTTCTCCCTCTGCTGGTAATAATATATCCCCTTTCAGATTTAATTTTTCAATGGTTTCTTTGAAAAATTTATTAGGTTCCGTTCCGTACACAAATTCTTCTTTCTTATATCTATTATTCCAAAATTCTTCCATCATATTTTTCTTAAACAACCTATCGCTTTTCAAAATTTAGTGCTAAACGAAGTTCGTGATTTTAAAACATAAAGCCAAACAAAATTCTTCATCTATTATAAATTAAGAAATTAAACAATTATCTATAACTTTACCAACTACATTTCAGTTATAAGTATAATTAACTCTTCTTAAATAATAATACAAACATCAATATTAATTCAGCTTTCATGGTAAAAATATTACTTCTTTCAGATACGCACAGTTATATAGATAACGACATTTTAAAATATGTAAAACAAGCCGATGAAGTTTGGCATGCAGGTGATATTGGTGACATAAAAGTAACGGATACAATAAAAAAACTAAAACCTCTTAAAGCTGTTTACGGAAATATTGACAATACAGATATACGCAAAGAGTTCCCTGAAAACAATCGATTTATGTGTGAAGATGTGGATGTTTGGATAACACATATTGGTGGTTACCCTAAAGCATATAATATCCGAGTTCGAGATGACATTAGAGCAAATCCTCCTCGGCTATTTATTGCTGGTCATTCTCATATTTTAAAAGTCATGCCTGATAAAAAACTGAATTTACTACACATGAACCCTGGTGCCATTGGCAAACATGGTTTTCATAAAACACGAACCATGTTACGTTTTACTATCGATAGAAGTAAAATTGACAATTTAGAAGTAATAGAATTTCCAAAGTAGTCTATGGAAGCTTACTTTATGTTAATGTTTTCAGAAATACTAGCATTTATTGGCTATGATTGTGGCAATCAAATGATAAATTGTAGTTTTGTGTCGATTTAAAAACAAAAAAATCAATATTTATGAGTCAAGTAAAAGAGAATGATACCGTAAGAGTTCATTACACAGGAAAATTAAGTAATGGTCAAATTTTTGACAGTTCATTGGAAAGAGAGCCATTAGAAGTTACTTTGGGGCAAGGCATGCTTATTCCTGGTTTTGAAAAAGGTATTGTAGAAATGAAAGTAAACGAGAAAAAAACCATTAATATTCCTGTTGCAGAAGCTTATGGCGAAGCGCAAAAAGAATTATTTTACGAAGTAAAAAAAGAGCAATTACCACAAGACATGGCACCAGAAGTAGGTATGGGATTAGCTTCAAAAAACCCAGATGGTACTGAAGTACAATTTCGCGTAGCTGAAGTTCATGATGATTTTATTATTGTGGATGCAAACCACCCGCTTGCAGGACAAGATTTAACTTTTGATTTAGAACTTATTGAAATTAAGTAAAGAATCATCCCTTCTTAAACACTTTCGGTCAGAAGAAAGTTTATTAAGAATTAGATTTTATATTTCTTCCTACATATCGAGATTAAATGGAGGACTACATAAAAAAACCCAAAGTTTTCACTTTGGGTTTAACGCACTAATACTACTAAGATGTTAGGTTTATCGTAATCTATCTACAGATTTTACAAGATCTTCATCCTTTTTGATGGCCTTATTAGCTAATGCCAATAACACGATAGAAACAACAGGAAGAAACATCCCAATACCTTTCTCAGAAACCGCCGTTTCTCCAGATACATTTAGAGATTGATATACAAAAAATCCTAGTAAAATAAAATTTAATATGATGTTAAGTCGCCCCAAAACAAATTGAAGCTTCCTATTTGTATACATAAATATAGACACCAAAGATACTACCGTAGATCCTAAAAACAAACTTAAAAACAATAAATTATCAGGCGCGAAAATTTTGACACCTTCTTCTGTAATCCATAAATGGAAAACAAAAATTAGTCCGCCCGAAACCAATGCTGCTAATAGTAAATAAAGTGTTTGAATTCGTTGAATCATGTATGCTATCTAAAAATGATAACAAAAATAATAGTTTCTTTTTAAAAAAAGAGTATTAAAAATTAAAATAAAGTTGTATAATTGCAGTAATAATTCACAACAATCCTAATAGCAGGTTGTTAACTCTTCAAATTTAACCCACTTTTTTCAGAATTATTCAAATTTATATTCAAAATACATATTCTAATAAACATTTATGTTTGAAATTTCACAATTAAAAGAAAAAAAACTCTCTGATTTACAAGAGATTGCAAAAAAACTGAACGTTCCAAAGTACCGTTCATTAAAAAAATTAGACTTAGTATATCAAATACTAGACAAGCAAGCAACAGATCCTAAAGCTGTAACATCTGTGGTAGATCCAAAAGAAACGAAGGAAACAAAGGAAACGAAAGAAACGAAAACGGCAACTTCCAAACCAAAACCACCTGTTGCAAGAAAACCAAGACAGCGAGTTCAAAAACCCGTAAAACCAGTTGAAAAAACTACTAATACCGACAAGCAAGTTGCACTTGAAAAAAAAGAATCTCCTGCACCTGCGCCAACAACTCCTGCTCCAACTCAACAAAATAAAGTTGACACGAAGCAAGACAATAAGCCAAAGCGTCAAAACGATAATCAACAAAAACCACATCCAAAAAACCAAAATAACCAACAGAGAAATCAGCATAAAAACCAAAAAAATGGTAATGTTGACGCTGGCAATAAAGACAGTAGAAACCGCTACCGTGAACCAGATTTTGAATTTGATGCTATTATTGAAAGTGAAGGTGTTTTAGACGTCATGCAAGATGGTTATGGTTTTTTAAGGTCTTCCGATTATAACTACTTATCATCACCTGATGATATTTATGTATCGCAATCACAAATAAGGTTATTTGGATTAAAAAAAGGAGATACAGTTTTAGGACACGTAAGACCTCCTAAAGAAGGTGAAAAATATTTTCCATTAATAAAAGTAATTAGAATCAATGGTCAGAAACCAGAAGTAGTAAGAGACCGTGTTTCTTTTGAGCATTTAACGCCACTATTTCCTAAAGAAAAATTTAATCTAGCAGAAAAACAAAGCACCATTTCTACTCGAATTATGGATTTGTTTGCGCCTATAGGAAAAGGACAACGTGGCATGATTGTATCACAACCTAAAACAGGTAAAACCATGCTATTAAAGGATGTAGCAAATGCTATTGCAGCCAACCATCCTGAGGTCTATTTAATGATTTTATTAATTGATGAACGCCCTGAAGAGGTAACGGATATGCAACGTAACGTACGTGGCGAAGTTATTGCTTCAACCTTTGATAAAGAAGCACACGAGCACGTAAAAATTGCCGATATTGTTTTGGAAAAAGCAAAACGATTGGTAGAATGTGGTCACGATGTGGTAATTCTTTTAGATTCTATTACCCGTTTAGCTAGAGCTTACAACACCGTACAACCGGCCTCTGGTAAAATACTAAGTGGTGGTGTAGATGCTAATGCACTGCACAAACCTAAACGTTTTTTTGGTGCTGCTCGTAATATAGAAAATGGTGGTTCTTTAACCATTATTGCAACGGCACTAACTGAAACTGGATCTAAAATGGACGAAGTTATTTTTGAAGAGTTTAAAGGCACCGGAAATATGGAGCTTCAATTGGATAGAAAAATATCTAACCGTAGAATTTTCCCTGCTATTGACCTTACATCTTCAAGTACCCGTAGAGATGATATCCTTTTAGATGACACCACCTTACAGCGTATGTGGGTAATGCGTAAATACCTTGCAGATATGAATCCTGTGGAAGCCATGGAGTTTATTAATGAGCGTTTTAAACAAACTAGGAATAATGAAGAATTTTTAATTTCCATGAATGGATAAAGTTGTTCATAAACTTAAAAAAAACAACCAACTATACTAAACTAAATTTGTAAAGGCCTTAGCATTTATTGTTGAGGCTTTTTCTTTACGCTATACTGAACACAATATCAAATACAATTCCAGACACTATCCAACACTATTCTCGTTATCACTAAATCCTTAGAGCATCAATAATAACCTACAATAAGACTTATTAAGCAACGTAAAAAGCTGACAAATACAGGGCATATAAATCACAAAACCTTTATTGCTTAATCAAAGTTTTTGCTTACATTTATGTTGTATTTTAACACAAAAAAGGTCTTATTTTACAAGCTTCATTTTATATCAAAATTTTGTCCACCATAAAAGAAAACATATGAAATATTTCACCACCATTTTTTTAGCAATCACCATTGAAAGCATCTGTTTTGCCCAAAACCCATTTATCACACATATGTACACTGCAGACCCTTCGGCTCGTGTATTTAATGATACTCTTTACGTTTACCCATCTCACGACCCTGATAATGCTGATTGGTTTGATATGGTAGATTGGCATGTGTTTTCAACTACAGATATGGTAAACTGGACCGACCATGGTGTTGCTTTAGATATAAAAGATATTAAGTGGGCCCAAAAATACGCCTGGGCACCAGATTGTATTCAAGCAAATGGAAAATATTATTTCTATTTCCCAACCGACCAATTTCATATTGGTGTTGCCGTAAGCGATAAAGCAACGGGGCCTTTTATTGATCCTCTTGGCAAACCACTAATTTCCATGGATACCAAAGGTGTGGTTTGTAATAGAGATTTTATTGACCCTGGTGTTTTTATTGATGATGATGGACAGGCCTATTTATATATGGGACAGTTAGTTGTAAATGCTATTAAGCTCAATAAAGATATGATTTCATATGATGGCAACGTTCACTTATTAGAAGGCACCGATGATTTTTTTGAAGCTGCGTGGATGCACAAATACAATGGGAAATATTATTTATCATATGTTGGAACAAGTGGAGAAATAAAATATAGCATGTCTGACAATCCGTTAGGCCCTTTTGAATACAAAGGAGTAATTTTAGAAAAAATGAACAGTGGTACAAACCATCATTCTATAGTTGAATATAGAGGACAATGGTACATGTTTTACCACAATTCAGACCTGTACTATAGTAAGCATCCTGAATTAGACGAAAAATTTGGCTGGGGACACGAAGGTAGCCCACACCCTTTTCGCAGATCCATTTGTTTTGATAAATTATATTACAATCCCAATGGGACCATTCAAAAAGTAATACCAACTAAATAAGAGAATCGTTTAAAAACTATTACAACTCACATCAATAGCAAGGAAATAATTCAAATCATTATACTCAAATGTTTATACAAGTAAAATGTATCTAAAAAGGAATTAATAAAATTGATAATCAATGATATATTAGTTGAATTAGATTATTCCTAAATCTATTACTAAAGACTACATTATAGAGTCCTAAAAAAATTCTCAAGCCTCTTTCTTTTATTTCACTTCTTTAACCAAAACATCTAATGTCACATTGGACTGTTCTCCAGAAATCATATTTTTTAGAGTAAAAGTATTTGAAGACATCTCTTCATCTCCTACCAAAACTACAAATGGAATAGCCCGCTTATTAGCATGCATCATTTGTTTTTTCATTTTAGCGGCATCTGGATATAACTCGGCATTCACCCCATGTTTCCTAAGATATTTGATGGCTTTCAAACTAAACAATGCTTCTTCATCTCCAAAATTTATAAATAACACTTTCACATTTTTGCTAACAGTTTCAGGAAATAAATTCAATTCTTCCAAAACCAAATAAATACGATCTAATCCAAAACTAATACCTACACCACTCACATTTTTCATTCCAAAAATGCCTGTTAAGTCATCATATCTACCACCACCACCAATAGATCCCATTTGGACTGTTTTTGGTGCAGCCACTTCAAAAATAGCTCCCGTATAATAATTCAATCCACGTGCTAAAGTAACATCTAACTCTAATTCAGCTGTTGACAATCCTAATTCTGAAATAGCTTTATTGATAAAAGCCAATTCTTGAATGCCTTTTTTCCCTTCATCGGAAGCATCTAAAATATCTTTTAAACGTTCTATTTGAGATTCAAAAGAACCCGATAAAGAAAAAAGAGGTTTTAATTTATCAATACCTAATTGTGGAATACCTTTTCCCAGCATTTCTTCCTTTACCTTCTCCTCACCTATTTTATCTAATTTATCAAGTGCTACCGTAAAGTCAATTAATTTATCACTAGCTCCTATAAGTTCTGCAATACCTGAAAGTATTTTTCTATTGTTTATTTTTATGGTAATACCATCTAATTTTAAAGCTGAAAAGACGGCATCATATAATTGAATAAATTCTACTTCTTGCCAAAGAGAAGTACTTCCAACTACATCCGCATCACATTGAAAAAATTCTCTAAAACGTCCTTTTTGAGGTCTATCCGCCCTCCAAACTGGCTGTATTTGGTAACGCTTAAATGGAAATTCAATCTCGTTTTGGTGCTGTACAACATAACGCGCAAATGGCACAGTTAAATCGTAACGAAGAGCTTTTTCTGAGATGGACCCTGTTAGTTTATTAGAGTCTTTTTCTAAATAAGCCTGTTCATCAGCTTTATTTAAATAATCACCAGAGTTTAAAATCTTAAAAATTAATCGATCCCCTTCCTCTCCATATTTCCCCATAAGGGTTTCATAGTTTTCAAAACTTGGAGTTTCAATGGGTTGAAATCCAAAAGTTTCAAAAGCTTCTCGAATGGTGTTAAATATATAATGTCGCTTTGCTACTTGTACGGGATTATAATCTCGGGTACCTTTTGGAATACTTGGTTTTTGAGCCATCAAACTGTAATTAAAATATATGTTTTTTTAGTTTACACCACCTACTAATATTACTTACATAATAATTTGGTGTGGACAGGCAAAAATAAATAATGAAATTGGATTGAAGGCCTCAGATTATCAAAATTTAAATATTTCTCAAGCATCAATAAAAACAACAAGAATTTCTGTTTTTTTCTTTAAAATAAAAAATTAGATAAATATATACCAATGATTGTTCTAAAAAAATTATCTAAAACATCAATAAATGATTCTTTTTTTATCAAATATGCATTTTAGCTAAAAAATATTATAAAACATCTTATTTTATACAATAAATAATTAAATCAAACGTATCTTTATTGTACCAAACACAAAACGGAGATTATAATTATAAGAGTTAGTCACCTTCATTATTTAAAATTCGTATTCAAAATTTGGTAATCCCCGGATAAATTAATGACCCGAAACTTTATTGTTTCGGGTTATTTTAATAAACACACTCTTTATCACATAACAAACTTATAGCAAGAAAGTTACCATTTTATAATAGCGCTTGCCCAAGTAAATCCACTACCAAAAGCTGCTAAAACTACACAGTCTCCATCCTTTATTTTACCTTTTTCCCAAGCTTCAGTTAGAGCAATAATAACAGATGCCGCAGTAGTATTACCATATGTCATTATATTATTAAATACTTGATCGTCTCTTAAACCAAATTTCTTTTGAATAAACTGAGCAATTCTTAAATTGGCTTGATGAGGAATTAACATATCAATATCTTCATTTTTTAGATTGTTTTGAGCCAAACCTTCATTTATAACCTCACTAAATCGTACAACAGCATGTTTAAACACAAAGGTACCATCCATATATGGATAATAAGAAATATCTTCTTCTTCAGACTCTAAAATTTCTGGAACCCAATGAGCAATGCTTGGAGATTTAACAATTAATTTATCTGCATATTTTCCTTCGCTATGCAAATGTGTAGACAAAATACCTTTGGTATTATCTTCTTCTCGCGACAATACACAAGCTCCTGCACCATCACCAAAAATAACAGAAACACCTCTACCTCTTGTTGTTTTATCCAGTCCGTTACTATGATATTCTGCACCAATAACTAACACATTTTTATACATCCCTGTTTTAATAAACTGATCGGCAACAGATATAGCATATACAAAACCTGAACATTGATTCCTTACATCCAAAGCGCCAATATTACGCATATCCAACATATCTTGAATTTGCACCCCACAACCTGGAAAATAATAATCAGGACTCAGTGTTGCAAATACTATAAAATCAATATCATCAGTAGTTAACCCTGCTCGTTCAATAGCAATTCTGGAAGCTTTTGCTCCCATTACTGCAGACGTATCTTCGCTACCTTCCTTTATCCATCGACGTTCTTTTATACCTGTTCGTTCTTGAATCCAAGCATCATTAGTGTCCATGAGTTTAGACAAATCATCATTAGTCACTACCTGTTCTGGCACATAGTGTCCAAGACCTATTATTTTTGAATTATACATTATCCCTTTTATTTTGAATAACCTAAAGTACAACAACTGTTGCTAAATTCCAATTCCATGATTTCGATTTTTTAAAAGACTGCTTAATTCGGGTTACATATCATTTTAAATTTCTTTTTTATGAAAATTTATGTCAGTTTGTCACCTTTTACGAATTGGCATTTTTGTTGACTAACAAACCAAGTAAGTTAAAACTAAGATTAATTAGATTCCTTTCAACAAGGAACTGACAAATAAAACTATTAAATTATGACAAAAGGAAACATTAATGTATCGGTAGAAAATATTTTTCCGTTAATTAAAAAATTCTTGTATAGTGACCACGAAATATTTTTACGTGAACTAATTAGCAACGGTACCGACGCCACCTTAAAGTTAAAGCACTTAACAAGCATTGGCGAATCTAAGTCTGAATATGGCAACCCACAAATAGAGGTTAAAATAGACAAAGAAGGTAAAAAACTTCATATCATAGATCAAGGTTTAGGTATGACTGCTGAAGAGGTTGAAAAATACATTAACCAAGTTGCCTTTTCTGGTGCTGAAGAGTTTTTGGATAAATACAAAGATTCTGCAAAAGACTCTGGTATCATTGGACACTTTGGTTTAGGATTCTATTCTGCTTTTATGGTGGCCGAAAAGGTTGAAATCATTACTAAATCTCATAAAGATGAACCTGCAGCTCATTGGACCTGCGATGGATCTCCCGAGTTTACCTTGGAAGCTTCAGATAAAACAGAACGCGGAACAGAAATCATCCTTCATATTGCTGAAGACTCTACCGAATTTTTGGAAGAAAGCAGAATTAGCGCCTTGTTATCTAAATACAACAAGTTTATGCCTGTACCCATTAAGTTTGGAACTAAGGAAATAAATGACCCTGAGCACGAGCCAGCAACAATTAAAGATAAAGACGGCAAAGAAACTAAAGAGCCTCAAAGAAAAATTACTGTTGATAATATCATCAACAACCCTACTCCTGCCTGGACTAAACAACCAGCAGATTTAAAAGAAGAAGATTACAGTAGCTTTTACAGAGAATTGTATCCCATGCAATTTGAAGAGCCTTTATTCAACATTCACCTAAATGTAGATTATCCTTTCAATTTAACAGGAATTTTGTATTTCCCGAAAATTTCTAATGACATGCAAATGCAAAAGGATAAAATTCAACTTTATCAAAATCAAGTTTTTGTAACAGATAATGTAGAAGGTATTGTTCCTGAATTTTTAACCATGCTTCGCGGTGTAATTGATTCTCCTGACATTCCATTAAACGTATCTCGTTCGTATTTACAAGCAGATGGAGCCGTTAAAAAGATTTCATCTTACATTACCAGAAAAGTAGCTGATAAATTAAAATCGTTATTCAACAATAATCGTGAGGACTTTGAAGCTAAATGGAACGACATTAAAATTGTGATTGAATACGGTATGCTTTCTGAAGAAAAATTCTTTGAAAAAGCAGATGCTTTTGCTCTGTATCCAACAGTAGATGGAAAATACTATACATACGAGGAATTATTCAATAAAATAAAAGCTAATCAAACAGATAAAGACGGTAAATTAGTCATTCTATATGCGTCAGATAAAGATGCACAACACAGCTACATTGAGTCTGCTAAGGCTAAAAATTACGAAGTTTTACTATTAGATTCTCCAATTATCTCACACCTAATTCAAAAATTAGAAGGCACAAAAGAAAACATAACATTTGCTCGTGTGGATGGCGACCATATTAATAATTTAATTAAGAAAGACGAAACAACTATTTCTAAGTTAAATGAGGACCAAACTAAAGCTTTAGACGACTTATTAAAAGAAGTAATTCCTTCTGAAAAATTTATGGTTCAATTAGAAGCTATGGATAGTAACGAATCTCCTTTCACTATTACGCAGCCTGAATTTATGCGTAGAATGAAAGAGATGCAAGCTACTGGCGGAGGAGGAATGAATATGTTTGGAAATATGCCAGAAATGTACAACTTAATTGTAAATACTAATTCTGAATTGGTTAGCGAAATTCTTGAAACTAAAACCAAAAAGAAACAAGAGCGCTTAATTAATCAAAGTTTAGATTTAGCACGTTTATCTCAAGGACTACTTAAAGGTGAAGAATTAACAAACTTCATAAAACGCAGTTACGAAATGATAAAATAGTTTCATCAATGCTCAACCAACAAGTTGACACGCTGAATTTTCAGCATCCTATATAAATTGTAAAGCCACCTTCATTAAGGTGGCTTTTATTTTAAGTAACAGAGTACCAACAAGTTCTGTATTTAAGAATAAAAACCCAATAAACACACGCAACCAATCACTAATTACACCATCTACTAAAAAACAAAAATCACTTTAAAATTGACTTAAAAAAATTATGAAAAGCATACTCCTCACAACTTTAGCAATCGTTTTATTTACAGCATGTAACACCAATGATGACCCTCCTTTTGATTATAGCGAACTTAACGATGAGGAAATACAAACCTATCTTGAAACAAACAATTTAGATGCTGAAAAAAGCAGCTCAGGTTTATATTACATTATAGACGAACTTGGTTCTGGTGAACACCCAGTTTCAACAGATAGAGTAAAAGTTAATTACGAAGGCTACTTTACTAACGGCAATCTTTTTGATGAAAGTGATGAAACTGGTGTTTCATTTTTCTTAGATCAAGTTATTTATGGTTGGAGAGAAGGTTTAACATACTTTAAAGAAGGTGGTAGCGGAAAATTAATAATTCCTGCACATTTAGCATATGGAAGCTATGACAATGGTAGCATTCCTGCAGGGTCTGTTTTAATTTTTGACATCGAACTCATTTACGTGAATTACAAAACTGAAAATGAAGCACAAATTCAATCTTATTTAATAGAAAACAACTTAACAGCACAAGCTACAGGTACTGGTTTATATTACAATATTGATACGCCAGGTGGTGGTATAGTAAATCCTACAGACAGCGACAACGTTACAATTACATATAAAGGACAATTAATTGATGGAACCGTGTTTGACCAAAGTACATCTCCAGCCAGTTTTAATTTACAAAATGTTATAGAAGGATTTTCAGAAGGACTCACTTACTTTAGTGAAGGAGATGTAGGCTCTCTATATATTCCAGCACATTTGGCATATGGAAACCAACAATTATCAGAAATCCCAATTGGTTCTGTTCTTATTTTTGAAATTGAACTTATTTCTGTTAATTAGAAAATACCCGCATTAAAATTCTCTTAGTTTTTACTACAGTACTCTCTGTATTAAATAACTAATTAACTTAAAAATTTCATGACTTTTACTAAAACTTTCTTAAGCTTATTGCTTATAACCACTCTCTGTGTATCATGCATATCTACAAAATCTACGAGCACAACTTTTTGGGTAAATAGCAAGAAAACTGATTGTAATACCGGAGCTGGTAAAACACAATGCTTACAAATTCATAAAGGCCATGATTTAAATATTACTGAATGGACTCCCTTTCATTCGTCTATTGAAAACTTTGCATTTGAACTTGGATATCTTCAAAAAATAAAAGTTAAGAAAACCTCTTTAAAAACAACACACACACCCTTCGACACCTCTTCAACAACATATAAATTGGTTAAGGTTTTAGAAAAAAAGCAAGATCCAAAAATAATTTTACATGATATTTGGGCAGCAACAAGCATTAATAGAAACGTGATCAAAGCAAAAAACAATACACCTACATTAGAAATAAACCTGACAAAAATGCAAGTTTTTGGCACTGATGGATGCAATAATTTTACGGGTAGTATTAGAAATTTAACAGCAAATACCATAATGTTTAACACTTTAGCATCCACCAGAAAAATGTGTTTGGATATGCAAATTCCTGATATCTACAATAAAGCATTGATAAATTCAGTAAGTTATAAACATGAAAGTTTAAATTTATTTTTTTACGACGCTAATGGCCGTGAAACCAT is a window from the Pseudalgibacter alginicilyticus genome containing:
- a CDS encoding class I SAM-dependent methyltransferase, which produces MKSDRLFKKNMMEEFWNNRYKKEEFVYGTEPNKFFKETIEKLNLKGDILLPAEGEGRNAVYASKKGLSVIAFDISVEGKNKAQKLANAANVKIDYKVGELHQLKFEPNSFDALALIYAHFPQNKKELNTQLAALVKPNGYLILEGFSTENLYYREKNPKIGGPSDINLLFTIEEIQTTFNNFETILLEQTEVELEEGDLHNGLANVIRYIGKKTV
- a CDS encoding FKBP-type peptidyl-prolyl cis-trans isomerase — protein: MSQVKENDTVRVHYTGKLSNGQIFDSSLEREPLEVTLGQGMLIPGFEKGIVEMKVNEKKTINIPVAEAYGEAQKELFYEVKKEQLPQDMAPEVGMGLASKNPDGTEVQFRVAEVHDDFIIVDANHPLAGQDLTFDLELIEIK
- the rho gene encoding transcription termination factor Rho; its protein translation is MFEISQLKEKKLSDLQEIAKKLNVPKYRSLKKLDLVYQILDKQATDPKAVTSVVDPKETKETKETKETKTATSKPKPPVARKPRQRVQKPVKPVEKTTNTDKQVALEKKESPAPAPTTPAPTQQNKVDTKQDNKPKRQNDNQQKPHPKNQNNQQRNQHKNQKNGNVDAGNKDSRNRYREPDFEFDAIIESEGVLDVMQDGYGFLRSSDYNYLSSPDDIYVSQSQIRLFGLKKGDTVLGHVRPPKEGEKYFPLIKVIRINGQKPEVVRDRVSFEHLTPLFPKEKFNLAEKQSTISTRIMDLFAPIGKGQRGMIVSQPKTGKTMLLKDVANAIAANHPEVYLMILLIDERPEEVTDMQRNVRGEVIASTFDKEAHEHVKIADIVLEKAKRLVECGHDVVILLDSITRLARAYNTVQPASGKILSGGVDANALHKPKRFFGAARNIENGGSLTIIATALTETGSKMDEVIFEEFKGTGNMELQLDRKISNRRIFPAIDLTSSSTRRDDILLDDTTLQRMWVMRKYLADMNPVEAMEFINERFKQTRNNEEFLISMNG
- a CDS encoding family 43 glycosylhydrolase, whose product is MKYFTTIFLAITIESICFAQNPFITHMYTADPSARVFNDTLYVYPSHDPDNADWFDMVDWHVFSTTDMVNWTDHGVALDIKDIKWAQKYAWAPDCIQANGKYYFYFPTDQFHIGVAVSDKATGPFIDPLGKPLISMDTKGVVCNRDFIDPGVFIDDDGQAYLYMGQLVVNAIKLNKDMISYDGNVHLLEGTDDFFEAAWMHKYNGKYYLSYVGTSGEIKYSMSDNPLGPFEYKGVILEKMNSGTNHHSIVEYRGQWYMFYHNSDLYYSKHPELDEKFGWGHEGSPHPFRRSICFDKLYYNPNGTIQKVIPTK
- the hisS gene encoding histidine--tRNA ligase, whose product is MAQKPSIPKGTRDYNPVQVAKRHYIFNTIREAFETFGFQPIETPSFENYETLMGKYGEEGDRLIFKILNSGDYLNKADEQAYLEKDSNKLTGSISEKALRYDLTVPFARYVVQHQNEIEFPFKRYQIQPVWRADRPQKGRFREFFQCDADVVGSTSLWQEVEFIQLYDAVFSALKLDGITIKINNRKILSGIAELIGASDKLIDFTVALDKLDKIGEEKVKEEMLGKGIPQLGIDKLKPLFSLSGSFESQIERLKDILDASDEGKKGIQELAFINKAISELGLSTAELELDVTLARGLNYYTGAIFEVAAPKTVQMGSIGGGGRYDDLTGIFGMKNVSGVGISFGLDRIYLVLEELNLFPETVSKNVKVLFINFGDEEALFSLKAIKYLRKHGVNAELYPDAAKMKKQMMHANKRAIPFVVLVGDEEMSSNTFTLKNMISGEQSNVTLDVLVKEVK
- a CDS encoding DUF4293 domain-containing protein, which produces MIQRIQTLYLLLAALVSGGLIFVFHLWITEEGVKIFAPDNLLFLSLFLGSTVVSLVSIFMYTNRKLQFVLGRLNIILNFILLGFFVYQSLNVSGETAVSEKGIGMFLPVVSIVLLALANKAIKKDEDLVKSVDRLR
- a CDS encoding 3-oxoacyl-ACP synthase III family protein; protein product: MYNSKIIGLGHYVPEQVVTNDDLSKLMDTNDAWIQERTGIKERRWIKEGSEDTSAVMGAKASRIAIERAGLTTDDIDFIVFATLSPDYYFPGCGVQIQDMLDMRNIGALDVRNQCSGFVYAISVADQFIKTGMYKNVLVIGAEYHSNGLDKTTRGRGVSVIFGDGAGACVLSREEDNTKGILSTHLHSEGKYADKLIVKSPSIAHWVPEILESEEEDISYYPYMDGTFVFKHAVVRFSEVINEGLAQNNLKNEDIDMLIPHQANLRIAQFIQKKFGLRDDQVFNNIMTYGNTTAASVIIALTEAWEKGKIKDGDCVVLAAFGSGFTWASAIIKW
- a CDS encoding metallophosphoesterase family protein codes for the protein MVKILLLSDTHSYIDNDILKYVKQADEVWHAGDIGDIKVTDTIKKLKPLKAVYGNIDNTDIRKEFPENNRFMCEDVDVWITHIGGYPKAYNIRVRDDIRANPPRLFIAGHSHILKVMPDKKLNLLHMNPGAIGKHGFHKTRTMLRFTIDRSKIDNLEVIEFPK